Proteins encoded within one genomic window of Humulus lupulus chromosome 1, drHumLupu1.1, whole genome shotgun sequence:
- the LOC133781409 gene encoding uncharacterized protein LOC133781409 — protein MIQMVQTSVQFGGLPNEDPNLHIVNFLELRATFKFNGVSDDAIRLRLFPFSLWDRAKNAATCGAFVSKGADEAYELLEELDMNNYQWPAERDTSQRKVARVHELDAITALTAQVASLTKQLQQNMISAQAQAI, from the exons ATGATACAAATGGTCCAGACTTCTGTCCAGTTTGGTGGTCTCCCTAATGAGGATCCTAACTTGCACATAGTGAACTTCCTTGAGCTACGTGCAACGTTCAAGtttaatggggtgagtgatgatgcaaTAAGATTGAGACTGTTCCCTTTCTCACTATGGGATAGGGCAAAAA ATGCAGCAACATGTGGTGCTTTCGTGAGTAAAGGGGCTGATGAGGCCTATGAATTGTTAGAGGAATTGGATATGAACAATTATCAGTGGCCTGCTGAACGAGACACCTCACAGAGAAAAGTAGCTAGGGTACATGAATTAGATGCTATTACTGCTTTAACTGCTCAAGTTGCTTCATTGACAAAGCAGTTGCAACAAAACATGATCTCAGCTCAAGCCCAGGCTATATAG
- the LOC133781432 gene encoding putative glycine-rich cell wall structural protein 1, translating into MKLFGVVWGVLLLLAVVLSPALVDGIKSFVVAEDHHGIVTTRPNNSGALGRNVTSSEDGSQLVKTNNNDAHNGGGGGGGGGGGGGGGSGGGSGRKGGDKGHGKGKGGGGGGGGGGGGGGGGGGNGKGAGRGKGSGGGGGGGGGGGGGGGGGGGGGGGGGGGQGGGWGWGGGGGGNNIGGHCWIWGCGGHRKSMGSKGSP; encoded by the coding sequence ATGAAGTTGTTTGGTGTGGTTTGGGGTGTTTTGCTTCTGCTTGCGGTTGTTTTGAGTCCGGCTTTGGTCGATGGGATCAAAAGCTTTGTCGTTGCTGAAGATCATCATGGCATTGTGACTACTCGGCCTAATAATTCGGGTGCACTTGGAAGAAATGTGACCTCATCTGAGGATGGCTCTCAATTGGTCAAAACTAATAACAATGATGCACACAATGgtggtggcggtggtggtggtggaggtggAGGAGGCGGTGGTGGAAGTGGAGGTGGAAGTGGAAGAAAGGGGGGAGATAAAGGTCATGGAAAAGGAAAAGGAGGCGGAGGCGGAGGCGGAGGCGGTGGTGGGGGTGGCGGCGGCGGTGGTGGAAATGGAAAGGGCGCTGGAAGGGGAAAAGGAAGTGGCGGTggcggaggaggaggaggaggaggaggaggaggcggcggGGGTGGCGGAGGGGGCGGTGGTGGCGGTGGAGGAGGACAAGGTGGTGGCTGGGGttggggaggaggaggaggtggcaaTAATATTGGTGGGCATTGTTGGATTTGGGGATGCGGTGGTCATCGGAAATCAATGGGATCCAAAGGCAGTCCATAG